TTGCAGGTGCAGGCCTGACCGACCCTCGAGACCTGCAGCCCTACCACCTCTATCACAATGTCAACGCCGTTGAGACACTGCCCATTCATCATATCTGGCACTTCCTTGAGGAAAATTCCCTGGTAGATGCACCAGAAGAAACTCCCTACGGGCGCTGGTGGCTCGCTGCCCAGGCCAACTCTTTCCAACCCGCATTTAAACTTGAACACGGCCTGGACAGGGAAATTCGGCGTATTTCTAAATAAATGGCCCTGTAACCACACCCCACTTTGTGGAGATCACCATGAAAACTGTTTCGGAGGTTATCGTTGACACCCTGGTGAAAGCCGGAGCCCAGCGCTGCTACGGGATTGTCGGCGATACCATCAACCACTTCACATCAGCGGTACGTACTTCAGATCTGGAATGGATACATGTACGTCATGAAGAGGTGGGCGCTTTCGCCGCGGGAGGTGAGTCTTACCTGAGCGGTGAATTAAGCGTTTGTGCCGGCACCGCTGGCCCCGGTAGCCTGCACTTTATCAATGGCATTTTTGAAAGCCACAGAAATGGTGCGCCAGTATTATTGATTGCCTCCTGTATCGATCGCGCCGAGCAGGGGCTCGGCTATCCGCAGGACGTCGACCAGAGAAAACTCTACGAACAGTGTTCAGTCTTCTGTGAAGTGCTGGCAGACCCACATCAGGCCCGCCGCATCGTCAGTCAAGCCGCCCAGGCAGCGCTCAATCATCACGGGGTTGCGGTTGTAGTGGTGAGCGGCGATATGTTTAAAACCAAAGTGAAGGATTCGCTTCCCTGGTCTGTGCACCGCCCTAAGTGGTTAACACGTCCCGCAGATCAGGAGCTGGATGCGCTGGCAGACAAAATTAACCAAGCCAAAAACATCACAATATACGGCGGTATAGGCTGCCGCAAAGCCCATGATGCGGTGGTAAAACTTGGCCAGCACTTGGCCGCTCCAATAGTACATACCACTAAATCCAAAGAATTCCTGGAATATGACAACCCCTGCAATGTGGGTATGAATGGCATCCTCGGCAACCCTGCAGGTTATCGCGCCATCCAAACCTGTGACCTGTTACTTTGCCTGGGCAATGACTTTGCCTACACCCAGTTCTACCCGGAGAAAGCCACCATTATCCAAGTGGACATCGAACCTTCGCACCTGGGCAGACGCACTCCCATAGATATGGGGCTGGTGGGCGATGTAAGCACCACCATAGAGGCCCTGTTGCCAAAATTAAAAGCGTGCACAGATAAAAAATTCCTCGATGATCTTCGCGTACGTTACCAGAAAGATGTGGAGCAAATGGAGGAGCGTGGCCATGAGCCCGACCCCAAACTGATTCACCCCCAATTTGTAGCGCAAACACTCGACAAGCTGGCAGATGAGGACACTGCATTTACCGCTGATGGAGGCTCGCCCATGGTATGGCTGCTGCGACAGCTGCGTGCCAATGGTAAGCGTTCATTTCTCACCAGCCTATCCCACGGCACCATGGCCAACGCCTACCCACAGGGGTTGGGTATGGCTAAAGCCAACCCTGGCCGCCAGGTAATTGCCATGTGCGGTGACGGTGGCATGACCATGTTGATGGGGGATTTATTAACTCTGGTCCAGGAAAAAATACCGCTTAAACTACTGGTATTTAATAACCACTCTCTGGGCTTTGTAGAAATGGAACAGCGCATTGAGGGAATACTGGACAGTTTCACCGGTCTGAAAAATCCCGACTTCGGCCGCATGGCAGAAGTGATCGGTATCGCCGGGGAAAAAGTCGAGGAAGCTGGAGAGCTAGAAGGTGCCATGAAGCGCTGGCTGGCGACAGAGGGGCCCGCACTACTCGACGTTACGGTAAACCGATTGGAGCTGGTAATGCCTCCAGAGGTGACCGCCCAGCAAGTATCTTCCACTGCCCTGTTTGGGCTCAAAGCCATTCTCAATGGGCGTGCTGATGAAGTGGTCGACCTGCTGAAAGACAACTTCCTGAAGTAGTCCGAAATTGTCGCGCAAACTCGGGAGGTAAGGGGAATTACATTTATTGCCCCCTCCCCGCAATTTCAGGTGAGCGCCCATCAGGCAGGAAGCCATGCACAAACCCGGAGAAAAAGTCTCAACCGACTCGCTGGCACTTCTCGCCAGCGGGGAAATCGCCAGCAACAGTGCCCCAGGGCGTGCCGCTGCGCGCCTCCAAGAAGAACTGGCCCTGCGTCGTATTGAGCTGATTACCACCGTCTCCAGCGATGATGCCAGTGCCATGCTACGGGCCAACCCGGCAATACAATGCCTGCTGCTGAACTGGGAGCTTCCCGGCAACGGAGAGTATCCTGCTCTGGCCGTATTGGAGCAGCTGCGATCGCGTAACCTGCAGTTACCGGTATTTTTACTCGCCGACCGCGAAACTGTTGGCAATATGCCGCGCCGCGCACTGGAATTGGCCAACGATTTTATCTGGCTGCTGGAGGATACACCCACTTTTATCAGCGGGCGTATTCAGGGTGCCATTGAACGCTACCGACACGCGGTATTGCCGCCGATGTTTTCAGCCCTCACACATTTCGCCCGTGTGCACGAGTACTCCTGGCACACTCCGGGCCACACCGGCGGCACAGCTTTTTTAAAATCCCCCGCTGGTCGCGCCTTCTACGATTTCTTTGGCGAGAATATGCTGCGATCAGATCTGTCCATCTCTGTAACCGAGTTGGGCTCTCTACTTGATCACACCGGCCCTATCGCAGCAGGGGAACACTACGCAGCAAAAGTTTTTGGGGCGGACCGAACCTACTATGTCACTAACGGTTCCTCCACCTCCAACCGCGTGATCGTCATGGCTTCAGTCACTCGCGGGCAGCTGGCACTGTGCGATCGCAATTGTCACAAATCAGTAGAACATGCGATCACCATGTCCGGGGCCGTACCCGCCTATCTCGTGCCACTGCGCAATCATTACGGCTTGATAGGCCCTATTCCGCCGGAACAACTGACCAAGGCCGCAGTAGAGCAGACAATCCAGGAGAATCCGCTTTCCAGCATTGCGGATAGCCAACGAGCAGTGCACGCGGTAATTACCAATTCTACATATGACGGCCTCTGCTACAACGTACAGCGGGTTGAGGAATTACTGGGGAAATCCGTAGACAGATTACATTTCGATGAGGCCTGGTATGCATACGCTCGATTCAATCCCATTTACCGGGATCGCTTCGCCATGTATGACAGCGACGACCCAGACCCAAGCCTTAAGCCCACCAAGTTCGCCACCCAGTCCACGCACAAATTACTCGCAGCGCTATCGCAAGCATCCATGATCCATATTCGCGATGGCCGTAGTCCCATTGAACACGGACGCTTTAATGAAGCATTTATGCTGCACGCTTCAACCTCTCCGCTCTATTCAATCATGGCCTCCAACGATATCAGCGCCGCAATGATGGATGGTCCTGGCGGCGCCGCTTTAACCGGAGAATCCATTGCCGAAGCCGTAGCTTTTCGCCAGGTATTAGCTCGACTAAAAAGGGAGTACGAGGATAAAGGCGAATGGTTTTTTGATGGATGGCAACCGGATCGAGTAACCGACCCCAGTAGCGGACACAACTATGCATTTCACGCGGCGCCAGCAGAACTGCTGTGTAAAGAGGCCGCATGCTGGCTGCTTGACCCAGGAGAATCCTGGCACGGTTTCGGCAACCTGGAAAAAAATTACTGCATGCTCGACCCCATCAAGGTCTCTATCACCACTCCCGGTATGCAGCGCAACGGCGAGCTGGATGACTGGGGGATACCGGCCAGTATCATCAGCAAATATCTCGACAACCTCGGAATCATCGTAGAAAAAACGACAGACTTTACCATTCTGTTCCTGTTTTCTATCGGCATTACCAAGGGCAAATGGGGCACACTGGTGAATGCCCTGCTCGCCTTTAAACGGGACTACGACGCAAACCAACCTCTCAGTCAGTGCTTGCCAAACCTATTATCAAAACAACCAACCTATGGCGATATCGGCCTGCGCGACCTCGCCGATAAAATGTTTACCGGTATGAAAGACCTGCGTAGCACCTCGACAATGTCGGCCGGTTTTTCCGCCCTGCCCGGTGCCGACTGCAGCCCAGTCCAGGCTTATGAGGCATTGGTACGTGGTGATGTAGAGATGCTGCCGCTCAACCAGCTGGCCGGGCGCACCGCGGCAACCGGTGTTACGCCCTACCCACCCGGTATTCCCCTCTTAATGCCAGGGGAAAATTTTGGCAGTACAGATAGCCCCGCCCTGCAATACCTACAAGTACTGGAATCCTTCGATCGCGAGTTCCCAGGGTTCAGCCATGATAACCATGGCGTAGAGGTGCGCGATGGGCACTACCATATTTACGCCTTGCGCGGGGAGGCAGAGCCATAGCCCAGTCCACCAAGGAAGAGAGCAAAATTAGCCTGCTACCCGCCACTCTGATGGTGGCAGGCAATATGATGGGCTCCGGGGTATTTATGCTACCTGCCAACCTCGCAGTCGTCGGCAGCATTTCCCTGATAGGCTGGCTGGTAACGGTCGTAGGTGCAGTCTCTTTGGCACTGGTATTTGCGCGACTCGCCGCCATAGATCCCGCCGCAGGCGGGCCATACGCCTACGCACGCAAAGCATTTGGAGACTATATCGGCTACCAGACCAACCTCGTGTACTGGCTGGCAAATGTAATTGGCAATGTAGCCCTGATCACCGCTGGACTCGGCTATGTCACCCATTTCTTCCCGCCCCTCAAAGACCCCCTTACCTTTGCCTTGGCCCAGGTAGCCCTGATTTGGCTGCTCACTTACGCCAACATCCTAGGCCCCCGCACAGTGGGGCAGATACAATCGCTGACCACCAGCCTTGTACTGATCCCTATTCTCGGAACGGCAATATTCGGATGGTTCTGGTTTGACAGCCAAATATTTAGCGAGGGGTGGAATGTCTCCGGCAAGAGCGATGTCAGCGCAGTGATGACCACACTTACCTTTACTCTGTGGGCCTTTATCGGTGTTGAAACCGCTTCCGTTTCCGCCGCTGTGGTTAAAAACCCCAGCCGCAATGTACCTATTGCCACTGTGGGTGGCGTATTGATTGCATCTGTGGCTTATGTACTGAGCTCATCGGTGATTATGGGGATGGTGCCTAACAAAGAACTGCTTGCTTCCTCTGCACCATTTGCCGATGCCGCACGCCTGGCTTTGGGTAATACTGCAGCAAATGTTGTTGCAATCTGTGCGGCTATAGGCTGTATCGGCTCCCTGGGCGGTTGGATTCTTTTGGTAGGGCAATCTGCTAAAGCCGCTTCCGATGACGGATTATTCGCCAGCATCTTTGCCAAAACCAACAGCAAGGGTGTGCCATCTGCTGGCCTTACGATAGTTGCCATACTGATGTCGATACTGGTGCTGGCTACTATATCACCCAGCGCCAACCAACAATTCGGCAAGATTGCTTCGGTTGCAGTAATTATGACCTTATTGCCCTATATCTATTCCGCCATAGCACTCAAGGTTCTCGCGTATGGCAAAATGCCACACCACCAATACAGCGTATATACCGTTATTTTACTGATCGCTGCTGTTTATTGCCTGGTAGCACTAGTTGGATCAAATGCCCAGCAAACACGTTGGTCCCTGATATTTGTAATATCCACCGTGATTTTTTATGCATTGATATTAAACCGCCGGCGTAGTGTAGAAGAAAAACATCTGCTGCCAGGTGGTCCCGGGCCTATATGGATACATTATTTCACTCTGTCAGTCACCATTGGTGCACTGTGTATTTTTTTCTGGATATCAGTTGGACAATACAAAGACTTACAATTGCGCCTGAGGGCACCACAACCCATCGAACGGCTAATCCATTCTGAGAACAAAGCCGGTGAGAACTCTTAACTCAGTGAAACACTTGTTGGATTATCTCCGCGGTCCTATTCGCCAGCCCCTTTGAAGCAGACTCACGATTACCAGCGACATTCAAGACATTCGGCTTTACGATATTTAAAAACTCACGAATTTTAAGTACGCAATTACTGGATAAATCAACTAGCAGATAAGGTTTCTCCAGCGCTTGGCAATATCTAAGAGTTAACAAAGTACCATCCACACTTAGATCTGTAGCAAAAATCAGAGTAGCATCTGAGTTTTTAATATTGTGTAAAGTGCGATCTTCATACCTAGCCGAGCAATGTTCCACCAGCCCAAAAGATTTGAGTATCTTCGGATTTGCACCATCCTCTGTCAGGTATCCAAGCGGGGCACATCCTCCAGTTTTGATTCCCACAAGCCGAGCACCAACCAGCCCACCAGTATCCGCACCAGTCTGCCCACCGCTGATAATTATTTTTGGCCAAAACAATAATCCACCCCTATTAATTCAACCTTAATAAAACCCAAAGATATCTAAAAAACATTATCCATCACAACAATAGTGATTTTTAGCGCCCCAAAAATTCACCAAAGTGAATATTAAGATCTCAGGCAAAAGTATTCATAGATAAGTCCTTTAAACTATGATTCTAAACCTTGCCAATTAATCCGGAATTATTGATCTTGTGGCACAGCGTCAAATAGCTCTCGCGTCAACCAAACTAAATTTTAGCATCCTGGTTTATCAATTGAGCATTCGTTGTATGACTTTGCATAAACAAGGATTAGATCACTATAAATAACGTAATAACAGCAATCGGTGACCATCCAATGCTCAAAGAGATCGGAGAGAATCAAGTGATTCAATAATTCCCTTAAGAAACCATCCTCTCAAAAAAACGGTAGCATGACGCAAAATTAAGTTAAAAGCGTTGACTCCAGGTGCCAGAGAACAAAATTGATAAATAGCAAACAATTTAGCTATATGATTCATACGTTAGTATTTCATTCTTTCCTATTCTGTGCATACCTTTCGCCTCCATCATCCCGCATTTCATCAAAAACATTAATCTCCAAGGTTTCTTAAAGCTGGGTTATCAAAAAATTAAGAATTGGAGTTAATACATAAAATACACTACTAGAAGTTAAGGATATTCAGGTGGAGATAGAAATACAAGCAGTTACAGATAATTACTGGTTCACCGTGAAGGAATATATGTGTCCGAAAGGAATGGGGGCGGGGCAATCGAAATCGCTAAGCAATCTA
This DNA window, taken from Microbulbifer sp. GL-2, encodes the following:
- a CDS encoding thiamine pyrophosphate-dependent enzyme, with translation MKTVSEVIVDTLVKAGAQRCYGIVGDTINHFTSAVRTSDLEWIHVRHEEVGAFAAGGESYLSGELSVCAGTAGPGSLHFINGIFESHRNGAPVLLIASCIDRAEQGLGYPQDVDQRKLYEQCSVFCEVLADPHQARRIVSQAAQAALNHHGVAVVVVSGDMFKTKVKDSLPWSVHRPKWLTRPADQELDALADKINQAKNITIYGGIGCRKAHDAVVKLGQHLAAPIVHTTKSKEFLEYDNPCNVGMNGILGNPAGYRAIQTCDLLLCLGNDFAYTQFYPEKATIIQVDIEPSHLGRRTPIDMGLVGDVSTTIEALLPKLKACTDKKFLDDLRVRYQKDVEQMEERGHEPDPKLIHPQFVAQTLDKLADEDTAFTADGGSPMVWLLRQLRANGKRSFLTSLSHGTMANAYPQGLGMAKANPGRQVIAMCGDGGMTMLMGDLLTLVQEKIPLKLLVFNNHSLGFVEMEQRIEGILDSFTGLKNPDFGRMAEVIGIAGEKVEEAGELEGAMKRWLATEGPALLDVTVNRLELVMPPEVTAQQVSSTALFGLKAILNGRADEVVDLLKDNFLK
- a CDS encoding Orn/Lys/Arg decarboxylase N-terminal domain-containing protein, producing the protein MHKPGEKVSTDSLALLASGEIASNSAPGRAAARLQEELALRRIELITTVSSDDASAMLRANPAIQCLLLNWELPGNGEYPALAVLEQLRSRNLQLPVFLLADRETVGNMPRRALELANDFIWLLEDTPTFISGRIQGAIERYRHAVLPPMFSALTHFARVHEYSWHTPGHTGGTAFLKSPAGRAFYDFFGENMLRSDLSISVTELGSLLDHTGPIAAGEHYAAKVFGADRTYYVTNGSSTSNRVIVMASVTRGQLALCDRNCHKSVEHAITMSGAVPAYLVPLRNHYGLIGPIPPEQLTKAAVEQTIQENPLSSIADSQRAVHAVITNSTYDGLCYNVQRVEELLGKSVDRLHFDEAWYAYARFNPIYRDRFAMYDSDDPDPSLKPTKFATQSTHKLLAALSQASMIHIRDGRSPIEHGRFNEAFMLHASTSPLYSIMASNDISAAMMDGPGGAALTGESIAEAVAFRQVLARLKREYEDKGEWFFDGWQPDRVTDPSSGHNYAFHAAPAELLCKEAACWLLDPGESWHGFGNLEKNYCMLDPIKVSITTPGMQRNGELDDWGIPASIISKYLDNLGIIVEKTTDFTILFLFSIGITKGKWGTLVNALLAFKRDYDANQPLSQCLPNLLSKQPTYGDIGLRDLADKMFTGMKDLRSTSTMSAGFSALPGADCSPVQAYEALVRGDVEMLPLNQLAGRTAATGVTPYPPGIPLLMPGENFGSTDSPALQYLQVLESFDREFPGFSHDNHGVEVRDGHYHIYALRGEAEP
- the adiC gene encoding arginine/agmatine antiporter — translated: MMGSGVFMLPANLAVVGSISLIGWLVTVVGAVSLALVFARLAAIDPAAGGPYAYARKAFGDYIGYQTNLVYWLANVIGNVALITAGLGYVTHFFPPLKDPLTFALAQVALIWLLTYANILGPRTVGQIQSLTTSLVLIPILGTAIFGWFWFDSQIFSEGWNVSGKSDVSAVMTTLTFTLWAFIGVETASVSAAVVKNPSRNVPIATVGGVLIASVAYVLSSSVIMGMVPNKELLASSAPFADAARLALGNTAANVVAICAAIGCIGSLGGWILLVGQSAKAASDDGLFASIFAKTNSKGVPSAGLTIVAILMSILVLATISPSANQQFGKIASVAVIMTLLPYIYSAIALKVLAYGKMPHHQYSVYTVILLIAAVYCLVALVGSNAQQTRWSLIFVISTVIFYALILNRRRSVEEKHLLPGGPGPIWIHYFTLSVTIGALCIFFWISVGQYKDLQLRLRAPQPIERLIHSENKAGENS
- a CDS encoding YpsA SLOG family protein, translated to MFWPKIIISGGQTGADTGGLVGARLVGIKTGGCAPLGYLTEDGANPKILKSFGLVEHCSARYEDRTLHNIKNSDATLIFATDLSVDGTLLTLRYCQALEKPYLLVDLSSNCVLKIREFLNIVKPNVLNVAGNRESASKGLANRTAEIIQQVFH